A portion of the Aquicoccus sp. G2-2 genome contains these proteins:
- a CDS encoding helix-turn-helix transcriptional regulator has protein sequence MNIKPPPEDKSTGNPGALAQDVIERLYEVAVDPARYEELLDQWETMISPYRRAQGLDPPIALTAIDFESHFRRASQVLDSIDAKSAPETSPQALLDQFPKAAAFTTGYTLRVDSLNPPATQVLGLRKGCPLDDLPLEEDNLAALKDQITRVLSSNRDTPQLFRARMKDKPRLIVFQLRAIRPDPEPPFVIAVSSELVWPAGFDAFLKSVFELTDAETKVLRALSECYSIKDIADMRHRAVETVRAQIKSLQAKTETRSQAELVRLTLSTMDIATYTQDAAAETGLTSAGFKTLEPRPFHTLMLPDGRRFDYLVLGDPAGRPCLFGPQDYGLTRWPASAEAEATRRGIKVIVPVRPGFGHSTPLPRRTRLSDVIVQDYAHLLDHLGVTACPFISLGGDFYFSVHFHAAFPDRVTALIACSGILPLSRSEQYERMHKWHRFILAGARYTPHLLPFMVKAGFALARKLGKRGFINAVYGDSAADVDTFENPEVFEAMVVGSDVSLSKEHSAHAAFAAEVTEQETTDWSGPVHKIKGRCPVHFLNGLQDPQTPPETLSEHQRDYPWIKFTTYPDAGQLLFFRKWQDVLDLLEEYL, from the coding sequence ATGAATATCAAGCCACCGCCCGAAGACAAAAGCACCGGCAATCCCGGTGCCTTGGCTCAGGATGTGATTGAGCGACTCTACGAAGTGGCCGTCGATCCGGCTCGTTATGAAGAACTGCTCGATCAATGGGAAACCATGATCAGCCCCTACCGCCGGGCACAGGGGCTCGATCCTCCCATCGCCCTCACGGCAATTGATTTCGAAAGCCACTTTCGCCGCGCCAGCCAAGTACTCGACAGTATCGACGCAAAAAGCGCCCCAGAGACCTCGCCTCAAGCTCTGCTTGATCAATTTCCCAAAGCCGCAGCATTCACAACCGGGTATACATTACGAGTTGACTCGCTAAACCCGCCTGCCACGCAGGTGTTGGGCCTGCGCAAGGGCTGTCCGCTTGATGATCTGCCGCTTGAGGAAGACAATCTTGCCGCGCTGAAAGATCAGATAACGCGCGTCTTGTCCTCCAACCGCGATACGCCGCAGCTGTTCAGAGCTCGGATGAAAGACAAACCGCGCCTGATCGTCTTTCAGTTGCGCGCAATCCGGCCCGATCCGGAGCCACCATTCGTAATCGCTGTCAGTTCTGAATTGGTCTGGCCTGCCGGGTTCGATGCATTCCTGAAGTCCGTCTTTGAGCTGACCGATGCTGAAACAAAGGTGCTGCGCGCCCTGTCCGAATGTTATTCGATCAAGGATATCGCCGATATGCGCCACCGCGCTGTTGAAACAGTCCGCGCGCAAATAAAATCCCTTCAGGCCAAGACCGAAACCCGCAGTCAGGCCGAGCTGGTCCGCCTCACCCTCTCAACCATGGATATCGCCACCTATACGCAAGACGCCGCCGCAGAAACCGGCCTCACAAGTGCAGGCTTCAAGACGCTTGAGCCGCGCCCGTTTCACACCCTCATGCTGCCCGACGGACGGCGCTTTGACTATCTGGTGCTGGGGGATCCTGCCGGGCGGCCCTGCCTGTTTGGCCCACAGGATTACGGCCTGACCCGCTGGCCCGCCTCCGCCGAGGCAGAGGCCACCCGGCGCGGGATCAAGGTGATCGTGCCGGTGCGTCCGGGTTTCGGCCATTCCACCCCTCTGCCCCGCCGCACTCGTCTTTCCGACGTTATCGTGCAGGACTATGCGCACCTGCTCGATCATCTCGGCGTGACCGCGTGCCCGTTCATTTCCCTTGGTGGTGATTTCTATTTTTCGGTGCATTTTCACGCGGCATTCCCGGATCGAGTCACTGCGCTGATTGCCTGTTCAGGCATCCTCCCGCTCAGCCGCAGCGAACAATACGAGAGAATGCACAAGTGGCATCGCTTCATCCTTGCCGGTGCCCGCTACACGCCGCACCTGCTGCCTTTCATGGTCAAAGCCGGTTTCGCCCTTGCCCGCAAGCTGGGCAAGCGTGGCTTTATCAATGCCGTTTATGGCGACTCCGCCGCCGATGTCGACACTTTCGAAAACCCGGAAGTCTTTGAGGCCATGGTGGTCGGCTCGGATGTTTCGCTCTCGAAAGAGCATTCCGCCCACGCGGCCTTCGCGGCTGAGGTCACCGAGCAGGAAACAACCGACTGGTCCGGTCCGGTTCACAAGATCAAAGGGCGCTGCCCGGTGCATTTCCTGAACGGATTGCAAGATCCTCAGACACCACCTGAAACTCTCAGCGAGCACCAGCGAGATTACCCGTGGATCAAGTTCACAACCTACCCGGATGCGGGGCAGCTTCTGTTCTTCCGTAAATGGCAGGATGTGCTTGATCTTCTGGAAGAATATCTCTGA
- a CDS encoding DUF427 domain-containing protein, with protein sequence MAPKITVTAAPGTWVVRAGGAVLGESKAALELTEGDYPPVIYFPRKDIAMAFLDDSAHRTTCPWKGEAHYFSIVTKSKTIENAVWSYQTPSDAVAEIKDHLAFYASDEVAIERV encoded by the coding sequence ATGGCACCGAAAATCACAGTCACTGCCGCGCCGGGCACATGGGTCGTGCGCGCCGGCGGTGCGGTCTTGGGCGAAAGCAAAGCAGCCCTTGAACTGACCGAAGGCGATTACCCACCGGTAATCTATTTTCCGCGCAAAGATATCGCCATGGCATTTCTTGATGACAGCGCCCACCGCACAACCTGCCCGTGGAAAGGAGAGGCTCACTATTTCTCGATTGTAACCAAATCAAAAACCATCGAGAACGCAGTCTGGTCTTATCAAACACCCAGCGATGCAGTGGCCGAAATCAAAGACCACCTTGCCTTCTATGCAAGTGATGAAGTGGCAATCGAACGCGTTTGA
- a CDS encoding sulfite exporter TauE/SafE family protein: MEIYLPIAEVSVNGPLLFSIGAIVGVLSGIFGVGGGFLITPLLFFIGIPPAVAVATSANQIVASSFSAILSHIRRRTVDFPMGFALTIGGLAGSTVGVFIFNALRKLGQVDLLVNLFYVVFLGLIGAMMFIESLNALRKARKHGPVKRKKRTRRDWVHALPVRYRFQASGLYISIFPPLLVGVLVGILSAIMGVGGGFIVVPAMIYILGMPTKVVVGTSLFQIIVVSAYTTMIHAYTSQTVDIVLAVLLLVGGVIGAQIGTRIGLLLKGEQLRIFLALLVLAVCLKLGLDLVIQPGELFSLSIPRHL, encoded by the coding sequence ATGGAAATCTACCTACCTATCGCCGAAGTTTCGGTAAACGGCCCGCTGCTCTTCTCGATTGGCGCCATTGTCGGGGTGCTGTCAGGAATTTTCGGCGTCGGGGGCGGTTTTCTGATAACGCCCCTGCTCTTTTTCATCGGCATCCCGCCTGCCGTCGCTGTGGCAACCTCCGCCAATCAGATCGTTGCCTCGTCATTCTCGGCGATCCTCTCACATATCCGCCGCCGCACCGTCGATTTTCCGATGGGATTTGCGCTTACCATTGGCGGGCTGGCTGGCTCCACCGTCGGCGTTTTCATTTTCAATGCACTGCGCAAACTTGGGCAGGTCGATCTGCTGGTCAATCTTTTCTACGTTGTATTTCTCGGCCTGATTGGCGCGATGATGTTCATCGAGAGCCTGAACGCTCTGCGAAAAGCCCGCAAACATGGCCCGGTCAAGCGCAAGAAACGCACCCGCCGTGATTGGGTCCACGCCCTGCCAGTGCGCTACAGGTTTCAGGCCTCCGGCCTTTATATCTCGATCTTTCCGCCGCTTCTCGTCGGTGTGCTTGTCGGCATCCTCTCTGCGATCATGGGTGTGGGCGGCGGCTTCATCGTTGTGCCCGCGATGATCTATATCCTCGGGATGCCCACCAAGGTCGTCGTTGGCACCTCGTTATTCCAGATCATCGTTGTTTCAGCCTACACAACCATGATCCATGCCTATACCAGCCAAACCGTCGATATCGTCCTCGCCGTTCTTTTGCTTGTTGGTGGGGTGATCGGGGCACAGATCGGCACACGGATCGGCTTGCTCCTCAAGGGCGAGCAGTTGCGTATTTTCCTTGCACTTCTGGTGCTTGCTGTTTGCCTGAAACTCGGCCTTGATCTGGTTATTCAACCGGGTGAGTTGTTTTCCCTGAGCATACCACGCCATTTGTAA
- a CDS encoding chloride channel protein, translating into MSDTTLDFATSDKRQVSIISLSFIAVLIGLVTGFGAILLRYLISLIHNLFFLGQVSLEFDANVPTPPSPFGPFIILAPVIGGLIVLFLVRRFAPEAKGHGVPEVMDAIYYKEGRIRPAVVVIKSLASAMSIGSGASVGREGPIIQIGSGIGSVLGHFYGLRHWQVITLVAAGAGAGIAATFNTPLGAVLFAVELMMPEFSARTLIPVVLATGTATYMGRLAFGMAPAFLVASHERPDLFVPLSVDMLPLYVMCGFLMGLAAVAFVKTLYWTEDFFDGLNLNPYVKNVIGMTFLGVLMYVLMLTTGVYHTAGVGYATIEGVLTSRYTAPLLLLLLCILKIVATSVSLGAGASGEFFRRRFS; encoded by the coding sequence TTGTCTGACACGACCCTTGATTTCGCGACGTCCGACAAGCGTCAGGTTTCAATTATTTCGCTTTCATTCATTGCCGTGCTGATCGGTCTTGTAACCGGGTTCGGCGCCATATTGCTGCGCTATCTGATTTCGTTGATCCACAACCTGTTCTTTCTGGGGCAGGTATCGCTTGAATTCGATGCGAACGTGCCGACGCCGCCATCGCCTTTCGGGCCTTTCATTATTTTGGCGCCAGTGATCGGCGGGTTGATCGTGCTGTTTTTGGTGCGCCGTTTTGCGCCCGAAGCGAAAGGCCACGGCGTTCCCGAGGTGATGGATGCGATTTACTACAAGGAAGGGCGCATTCGACCGGCCGTGGTGGTGATCAAATCGCTTGCCTCGGCCATGTCGATCGGTTCGGGCGCGTCGGTCGGGCGTGAGGGGCCGATCATTCAGATCGGCAGCGGCATTGGGTCTGTCCTTGGGCATTTCTATGGGCTTAGACACTGGCAGGTAATCACGCTGGTGGCAGCAGGCGCGGGGGCGGGTATTGCGGCAACATTCAATACACCATTGGGTGCGGTGCTGTTCGCGGTCGAATTGATGATGCCGGAATTTAGCGCGCGAACACTGATTCCCGTGGTGCTTGCGACCGGCACGGCCACTTATATGGGCCGACTGGCCTTTGGCATGGCACCGGCCTTTCTGGTGGCTTCGCACGAGCGCCCGGATCTTTTCGTGCCGCTATCCGTCGACATGCTGCCGCTCTATGTGATGTGCGGGTTCTTGATGGGGCTTGCAGCGGTCGCGTTCGTGAAGACGCTTTATTGGACAGAGGATTTTTTCGACGGCCTGAACCTAAATCCCTATGTGAAGAACGTTATCGGGATGACGTTTTTGGGCGTTCTGATGTACGTGCTGATGCTGACAACGGGTGTTTATCATACCGCTGGGGTGGGCTATGCGACCATCGAAGGCGTTCTGACCAGCCGTTACACGGCGCCATTGCTTCTGCTGCTGCTTTGCATTCTCAAGATAGTGGCAACATCGGTCAGCCTTGGGGCGGGTGCGTCGGGGGAGTTTTTTCGCCGTCGCTTTTCGTAG
- a CDS encoding FAD-linked oxidase C-terminal domain-containing protein: protein MTTPHLNDALKQALHSLLGERFSLNPGILREHGRSETYFPLTPPDAVVFPESTGEVSAIMKLCAEAGVPVVGWGTGTSLEGQSLATSGGIVVDFSRMNKVLAVHQADMDVAVQPGVTREALNEDLRATGLFFPVDPGANASLGGMASTRASGTTAVRYGTMRDNVLGLEVVLADGTIIRTGTRARKSSAGYDLTGLFVGAEGTLGLITELTLRLHGQPEAVTAAICAFNSVDDAVRAVIDTIQMGLSMARIELLDVETVKAFNAYAGVQMPESPHLMVEFHGSESGVAEMAETFGAIIADHHGHGFDWATRPEDRNALWTMRHNGAYAIYAARPGWKGLVTDVCVPISRLAEAVNETAADLAQAGLYGPILGHVGDGNFHSVIMFDATDHAMFDKVKAASNRMVERALAMGGTATGEHGIGIGKLSYMPVEHGPAWAVMGAIKQALDPQNRMNPGKMVPPRT from the coding sequence ATGACAACGCCACACCTAAATGATGCATTGAAGCAAGCCCTGCACAGCCTTCTAGGAGAGCGTTTCTCGCTCAATCCCGGTATCCTGCGCGAACATGGCCGCTCGGAAACATATTTTCCGCTGACACCGCCTGATGCGGTGGTTTTTCCCGAAAGCACCGGTGAAGTCTCTGCAATCATGAAGCTCTGCGCCGAAGCGGGCGTGCCCGTGGTCGGCTGGGGCACCGGCACCTCGCTTGAGGGGCAATCACTGGCCACATCGGGTGGCATCGTGGTTGATTTCTCGCGTATGAACAAAGTTCTGGCAGTCCATCAGGCCGATATGGACGTGGCCGTGCAACCCGGCGTCACCCGCGAAGCCCTGAACGAAGACCTGCGCGCAACCGGGCTGTTCTTCCCCGTCGATCCCGGCGCCAATGCCTCGCTCGGGGGTATGGCCTCGACCCGCGCCTCCGGCACAACGGCGGTGCGCTACGGCACGATGCGTGACAATGTTCTGGGGCTCGAGGTGGTGCTGGCCGATGGCACCATCATCCGAACCGGCACGCGCGCGCGCAAATCTTCCGCCGGGTATGATCTGACCGGGCTTTTCGTTGGTGCAGAAGGCACCTTGGGCCTGATCACCGAACTCACGTTGCGCCTGCATGGCCAACCCGAGGCGGTCACCGCCGCCATCTGCGCCTTTAACAGCGTGGACGATGCGGTGCGTGCGGTAATCGACACCATTCAAATGGGCCTGTCGATGGCGCGGATCGAATTGCTCGATGTCGAAACCGTCAAGGCTTTCAATGCCTATGCCGGCGTCCAAATGCCGGAATCACCGCACCTTATGGTCGAATTTCACGGCTCGGAATCAGGTGTTGCCGAGATGGCCGAGACCTTTGGCGCGATCATTGCCGATCATCACGGCCATGGCTTTGACTGGGCCACACGCCCCGAAGACCGCAACGCACTCTGGACCATGCGCCACAACGGCGCTTATGCGATCTATGCCGCCCGCCCGGGCTGGAAAGGGCTGGTCACCGATGTCTGCGTGCCGATCTCCCGGCTGGCCGAAGCCGTGAATGAAACCGCCGCGGATCTTGCGCAAGCTGGGCTATATGGGCCTATCCTTGGCCATGTTGGCGATGGCAATTTTCACTCCGTTATCATGTTCGATGCCACAGATCATGCGATGTTCGACAAGGTCAAAGCCGCCTCGAATCGAATGGTAGAACGGGCACTTGCCATGGGGGGCACCGCCACAGGGGAACATGGCATCGGCATCGGCAAACTGTCCTACATGCCTGTTGAACATGGACCGGCTTGGGCGGTGATGGGCGCAATCAAGCAGGCGCTCGACCCGCAAAACCGGATGAATCCCGGCAAAATGGTGCCGCCACGGACCTAA
- a CDS encoding chloride channel protein produces the protein MHSQDSGNIGQPWGGCVGGVFSPSLFVGATLGGAFGATLDLMFPSMGFSMVTFALIGMAAIVGASTGAALTAIMMIFEMTGDYTITLAAIVTVVVAVGVRRAIVADNIYTLKLTRRGHRIPSDIRSYLFPMRQVGEVMEPVITIIERDALQAVPGAVAGKVGERSFAVVTEGQKIFGAVPVDADDPTRSLGAVLAPIGMVTERAFLGSAMTYMADRNHRALLVVREGKGHGPKMLLAW, from the coding sequence TTGCATTCTCAAGATAGTGGCAACATCGGTCAGCCTTGGGGCGGGTGCGTCGGGGGAGTTTTTTCGCCGTCGCTTTTCGTAGGGGCGACGCTGGGCGGTGCCTTCGGTGCGACGCTTGATCTGATGTTTCCCTCGATGGGGTTCAGCATGGTCACGTTTGCCTTGATCGGCATGGCCGCAATCGTTGGAGCCAGCACCGGCGCGGCGCTGACCGCGATCATGATGATCTTTGAGATGACTGGTGACTATACGATTACATTGGCAGCAATCGTGACAGTTGTGGTTGCCGTTGGCGTGCGCCGGGCCATTGTCGCCGACAATATCTATACGTTGAAGCTGACCCGTCGTGGGCACCGGATTCCTTCGGATATCCGCTCGTATCTGTTCCCAATGCGGCAGGTTGGAGAGGTGATGGAGCCGGTTATCACGATTATTGAGCGCGATGCGTTGCAGGCGGTGCCGGGCGCTGTGGCGGGGAAGGTTGGCGAGCGCAGCTTCGCGGTTGTTACCGAAGGGCAGAAAATTTTTGGTGCGGTGCCGGTGGATGCGGATGATCCGACGCGCAGCCTTGGAGCCGTTCTCGCCCCGATCGGCATGGTGACAGAGCGCGCATTTCTTGGCAGCGCGATGACCTATATGGCCGACCGGAATCACCGTGCGTTGCTGGTGGTGCGTGAGGGGAAGGGCCACGGCCCGAAAATGTTATTGGCGTGGTGA